One window of the Anolis sagrei isolate rAnoSag1 chromosome 5, rAnoSag1.mat, whole genome shotgun sequence genome contains the following:
- the VEGFC gene encoding vascular endothelial growth factor C isoform X3 has product MMDQGSHVGNGYRTSLRSATYHLHSKTYASKELEEQLRSVSSVDELMTVLYPEYWKMFKCQLRRGSWQHNRELPSFDAKSEDSNPIKFAAAHYSPEILKSIDNEWRKTQCMPREVCVDVGKESGATTNTFFKPPCVSIYRCGGCCNSEGLQCMNVSTSYVSKTLFEITVPLSHGPKPITISFANHTSCRCMSKLDVYRQVHSIIRRSLPMTQPQCHVANKTCPKNHIWNNHICRCLAQHEFSFSSYLGDTDAAEGYHDICGPNKELDEETCQCVCKGGVRPSTCGPHKELDRTSCQCTCKNKLLPSSCGSNKEFDEEKCQCVCKRTCPRHQPLNPAKCICECVESPNKCFLKGKRFHHQTCSCYRPPCTVRTKRCEPGLYYSEEVCRCVPTYWKRPLIN; this is encoded by the exons ACTTACGCaagcaaagagttggaggagcagTTACGATCTGTATCCAGTGTGGATGAACTCATGACAGTACTTTATCCAGAATATTGGAAAATGTTCAAATGTCAGCTGAGAAGAGGGAGCTGGCAACACAACAGGGAATTGCCCAGCTTCGATGCAAAATCAGAGGATTCAAATCCAATAAAATTTGCCGCAGCTCATTACAGTCCAGAGATCTTGAAAA GTATTGATAATGAGTGGAGGAAAACTCAATGCATGCCACGTGAGGTATGTGTAGATGTGGGGAAAGAATCTGGAGCAACAACAAACACCTTCTTTAAACCTCCATGTGTGTCCATCTACAGATGTGGAGGTTGCTGTAATAGTGAAGGTCTGCAGTGTATGAATGTCAGCACAAGCTACGTCAGCAAAACA TTATTTGAAATAACCGTACCACTGTCACATGGTCCAAAACCTATAACAATTAGTTTTGCCAATCATACATCATGTCGGTGCATGTCCAAGCTGGATGTCTACAGACAGGTTCATTCAATCATTAGGCGCTCCTTACCCATGACACAACCACA GTGTCATGTGGCAAACAAAACATGTCCCAAAAACCATATCTGGAATAATCACATTTGCAGATGTCTGGCACAACATGAGTTCAGTTTCTCATCCTACCTTGGTGATACTG ATGCTGCTGAAGGATACCATGACATCTGTGGACCTAATAAGGAACTTGATGAAGAAACCTGTCAGTGTGTCTGCAAAGGAGGAGTGAGACCTTCCACCTGTGGACCCCACAAAGAATTAGACAGAACATCATGCCAGTGCACAtgtaaaaacaaactgctgccaaGCTCATGTGGATCCAACAAGGAATTTGATGAAGAAAAATGCCAATGCGTATGTAAAAGAACATGTCCTAGACATCAGCCATTAAACCCGGCAAAATGTATTTGTGAATGTGTAGAATCTCCAAACaagtgttttttaaaaggaaaaagattTCATCACCAAACATGCAG TTGCTACAGACCACCATGTACAGTTCGAACGAAACGCTGTGAGCCTGGACTTTATTACAGTGAAGAAGTGTGTCGCTGTGTACCCACATATTGGAAAAGACCACTTATCAATTAG